ACAGGTCCGTCGCATAGAAATTGAGCAAGGAATCGAATTATTGAGGTGTAACTCAATCATACATCCATTAAGGACACAAGTCAACTTCCACAACAAAAGCATGATTCGGGTGCACAAGCGTGATTACAACGGAAAGAATATTTTCATTGTGGCCAAAGCTCCACCATTAGAGAAATAAATAACTCAACCAATTGTATTCTCAGCATCGGAAGCCTCGGAGAATGGGAAATATCGCACCGATCCCCTTGTCATAACCCATAAGATATTCAAATTGGCAGGAGATAAGATACTTGTAAACACGAGAAGATCAGTGGATATATTGTTCTAAGACACCTACAAGCGATGGATAATCCAGACTCCATGTTTGTTCCTTCAACTTACAACATTTATGGATTCAACGGGAGCGCCCTCTAAGCCAAAGGGACAATTCACTATGATTATCTATATCAGAAAAATGTaaacaatcaccaccttttgtATGGTCGACATGGAATCCCCCTACCACAATTGTCAGACGACCATGGGTTCATGGGATCAAAGGAGTAGCATTAACTTATCAACAGTGCTCGCGCCTTCCGACATAAAATGAGATAGCCGAGATGAAAAGATACCCAGCCGATGAGAAGCTTTGCAACGAAGTATATATCCGCCAGTATGAGGAACGAGCCGATAAGATCAAACAGAAGAACGAATAGGCAAAGAAGACAAAAAGAAACATGAGAAGAAGActtatgaaattaaaacaatgaaTGGAAATGGACTTCCGAGCGAGATTCCGGAAAGAGGGTCTGCCCGCATAGCTGGCCCTTATTGGAGACCCGGTGATGAACTTTACAACAACAATACCCTCCAAAGATATAAACTTGGGAATTGTCGGGATCCAAAGATAATTAAGATAGGAACGAAATTGGACGAACGGGAAGGGGAGAGATCGTAACTATTGttacgagaatataaagatgtgttTGCATGGAAGATGGAGGATATTACGGGCATAGATCCTTCGATAGCGTGCAATCGGCTCGGTATTAGCCGGAAGGCTAAATCCTTCAAATAAAGAATCAGGAAAGTTGCCACCATTTATCATGAGGCAATCGAAGCAGAACTCAAGACGATGAGCTAGTCAGGAATAATCAGACTGGAAAAATACTCGCAGTGGATAATAACATGGTGATTGTTCCgaagaaaaataagggtattCGAATATGCATAGACAGGTGCGACCTTAAAAAAAATTGCCCAAAGGATAGCATTCCTCTGCCGGATCTAACAACCACTACTTTTCCTTTTCCATTGTTATCTtctttttctccatcatttcgtATCAAGAAAGTTCGTCGTTTAAAAATAGCCCCTTGTTTTTATCAAACTCAAATGAATTCGTTCTCCTTACCAATCTAATGAGCActactttattttgttgtttgtaTAGTCGTTAGGGTATTTCTTTACCGATCTTTGGCGACTTTTaaagttttattttgtttgtcaTCTTCTTGGGATGACGTGACAACTTTTCGCCTCTAAAAGTAATATTCACAGGGTCCTTTTGATATTCATCCCAAACCTTAACGACTAGTTGACGGATACAATTAATTATCAGGTTATGAAAATCTATATCATGCTGACTAATAttgtcaaaattttgtttttcctgTATTCCATTTTGTAATTAGTCGTCGGGATTTTCAACACCTAACTTTCCGACCAGTTCATGATCGTCACTTTGATACATTTTGGACCCTGACGACCAACAACTGCCAAAATACCAATTTTCCTATGCCCATTTTTTCTTTTAATCGTGATGTTTTTGAAACTATAACCATAAAGAAGTCTAGTAGTAGTTAGCCGGCATGGTTGGAATAAATACAACATGGCGACATTTAATTGACTATTAAAAGTCGTCATTTTGTTATTACACGATCATGACGACCATGCATGGTCGGCATGTTGTTGTATATTCGAGCATGACGAATTTTTATAACCTGAGTTCTGAACCTCTCAATCCCTTCTGTCACTCGAAGAGTTAAACCAACAAAACCCTGTTCAGTTCCGTTTTGAGAAGTGTTTGACAAGAGTAATTCATTTTCGTTACAAAATtctcaaaaccaatttttttccaaTTCTATTTATTAACAAAATTCATaagttaaatctaaaaaaaacaataatcaaaATGTTCACTTAACAAATTTAGCTTAACATTTGAATGAATGTGTTTCACATGGTATGGTTTGGGATTTTTAGCTTTCACTACCTTAGGGGAGCTCAGTGAAGATACtgtatgttttttcaagcgtttgaAGAACTGGTTAGTTAGTCATAATGCTGGTAGTGGTTTAtcaagttttatttttcatatattGGGTATTGCTATTCAAAACGGAGTTGGTGCCCAGCCGGTTGCCCGGTTGCCAACTAAAAACTCTGTAAAATAATAGTAGATATTATTCAAGACGGGGTACGTGCTTAACATTATTAACTTAATTAATTCAATagattagtgttaattaatctgAGGGAAGATTAGGAATTACTGAAGATATATGGATAAGGGGCTTTCGATTTTACTTTCAAATGACATTATCTTGTATTATTCATTATAATTAGTTTGGGTATATCCCAATCCGGCGAGTTAATTATTAGACAGATTAAGCCACACTGGGAccgtatttttttatttatatatagagtttattccattagagtattcttatatggaggttctACTGTACCAAGATACATTTTCTCATATACTACAAAATGTTCAAATTAAATACTAGAATGCAGATTTGGCTAGCCTAGCCCGGCGTTCATTAGAGAGAATCTTAACAAAATGGATTAAGGCTTCTTCGTTGGTGCATGCTCCTTCAATCTCCTCGGAAATTCCGGTTTCTAAGTTAACCTTACACATAGTCTTCTTCAGTAGATCTTGGCCTATCTTAATCAATTTTTGCATATTCTTCTTCGTCGATATATCCACTGATGCTGTATTCCCGACTAACTCATCTGTCTAAGAATATATATGCAACGAAAAACATAAGAAATCAGTGTAGAATTGTTTCATCTTAAAGATTAAAAACCTTAACTCATTTGATCGACGAAGGTTATGAGCTATATGTACCACAATGCGTAAATAGTTTTCCTGGCAGTGGAGTGCTCTGAAGAGAGTAGAAGCATGGATGTCAACCATATCTGCGCTTGCTTGACAGAAAGCATCAATAAGAGGAACATTACCTCCATCATACAACCACCCTAAAACACCCCATTTGGAGACTACTGAAGACTTGTATTTTTCTTCATTCTTGGTGATTCCTGTTCCTAAAGATATGATCATATATTTTCTGTAGTCTGTGGCTCTGATGGGTGCTAAGTCTTCATTGTTATCTAGTAAATCGTTTGCGATGGAAGTCATTGCTAGTAGAGTCTGTTAACATTCAACACATACCCCCATCAAAACCGTAACAAATAGGAGACATAATCAATTAGAAAACAAAACTTAAAGAACTACTTATTAAAATGAAATTCGAGTTGTAGGACTAATCATTTTACTAACAGGGTTATTGGCCGCAACTCCACCATCTACAAGGTTGAATCTCTTGAGTACTTTTCCTTCAGAGTCTTTGGTTTTAAAGTAATGAGACGGGAAATACGTTGGGGCAGCACATGTACTAATGCACACATCTGATAACAAAGCATCTTTTGAAGCATTACTCTTTGCCTGCGCGttggatggaaaataaaataaaaaattcttcaCCCATCTTCTAGTAGAAAGATAGTTCATTAAGTTAAATATACATCGGTAGTGTCTTCCTCTATGTATAATTCACACGTACCTCGCTGGTTGAAAAGATAATAGGTTGAAGAAGCCTCATGTCGAAAGTAGGTATAACAATAGATGATAATGTTTGGCTAATTTTGGTATCTCCAAGAAGTTTTTTCACCAGAGAGCGAAAGTAGTGTCCGCTATATTTGGGTCCTGTCACTGTACTGAAAAGGTTTACGGCTGACCCAAGCATTCTCCCACTGCATATAGTAAATATAAAAATGAAAGCAAAATTATGTCCTTAATTGTATGGCTGGGCATTCTAAGATTCTACAAGTACTTTTGCTTTCACCAAAAAAATAGATTACAAAATATAAGTAACACCAGAAGACTGTTTAAGAAATATGTTGATGTTTGGACGGGGCTAAATTAATCTCCTTAAAGCAAGTTTTCTGGTTGGTTTATAGCGCATTTGGATACAAATCTGTTTATGacttctgcttctccagaagtagaagtcagaagtattttgcttcacaaaaagctgACTTTTCTGTTTctagaagtcgttctgaaatACTACTGCCAAACTGACTTCTGATTTTTTAacttccaaaaatcaaaaaacaacttTTGAATGTGCATCCAAACGTGCTATTAACAATCTCCCTAAAATTACACATATTATACAAGCTGGCGTATATAACAGTAGAAATATCAACtgcacaaataaataaataaacatataCTGGCTGTTTGATGCTATTTGGCGCTTTATTTTTCTAGTACTAGGTTATCCCAGACCAATAGGAATTGATTACCTGTTTTTATTAGGGAATACATTTGGAGAATGCTGAAGGTAAAATGGGACAATGTCCTTGGCAGAATAGAGAGGACGGTTGTTGCTGTTAGGAGCAGTTATCATGGCGGTTATCAGGCCACCAGTGCTCGTTCCTGCAATAACATCGAAGTAGTCGGCCAATCTCACCACCTCTCCATCTAGTTTCTATGTTGACATAacatgagaaaaaaaaatgacatTACCCATTAATTCATACATTTACACACTACTTTAGCGGATGTACGAATCAATTAATGAATTAGTGAAGATCTCCAATTCTCCATACTTTTAACTTCTCTAGAGATTGGATTGCAATTTTTTTGTAGCAATCAATAGAAAAAACTAAAGTCAATCATGATATATATACATTACCTGCAATTCAGCCTCAATGAAAGCGAGGATAACTCCAGGGATTATACCTttgacaccaccaccatcaatgcTCAACACGGTTACCAACTTCCCCTTTGAGCCTGACGGATTCATCTCATCAGCAGTTACTGCACTCTCCATCACTCCCTTTCTCCAGAAATATTGGTGACATAAACAGAACTTCAGAATTCCAGCTCATTTATATATATAGGCTGTGTAAGACAACTGGGCGCATATCAATTATGCAACTATAATGTCAATTAATGGACATTGGTACGACATCGCTAATAACGTTGAACTCCTAACCTCATCTTATTATCATTATACTGTTCTTGAACCTGCTTTGTCCATAACTCCTTCTGTTCTTCCCACACTTAATCCTTTAGTTTAAATGGTTGCCTCTTCTTTTAGGTTGGACTAAATGCAATACTGGTAGTGCCTTTGACCCTATTTCTCTTGCTAATGGTGCTAGATTTGTGATGCGTGACTTTGCTAACAAAGCAATCTTTTATGGTCTCCTATGCTGCTATGCAGCTAAGACATAAACGCGAGCTATTTGGGTTTATGTGAACAAGGCCATTGAACTTCAAGCTACGCAGGTCATTTTGAAGGTAATCATCTCACGTAAGGTTTACTTTAAAGACATTTCCCTCGTAAATTTTCATTTGTTCCTATATTTTGTAACGATGTAGCTCTCTCTCTCTTGCCTATTTATTGGAAGCTTAGAAAGAATTCTACAGTTTAGTCTCGCACTCTTGTTCGATTTACTAACAAagtttacaaaaagaaaaaatgtttAAGAATAATAATATGTTTGTTATTATTTTCATCAGAGAAGCAAGATGAAAAACAAGTTAGAGCTCTCTTAGCAATCACGAAAGGTCGTCTCTAACAATACTGAGAATGAATAAATAAATACGCGTACACAAATGTTGAGACAAAACTATACATTATCGAAGGAGACTAATCTTTGTCAGTGAAAATGGATTAGAAAGTCGAATAAGAAACTAATGAGAAGCCTATGATGACAGCTAATCCACCAATTCAATTATAATTAACATGTGGAGAGGGCCTAATTCTTTGTTTCCAAGTACACATCCCGGTTTCACCGAACAATTTAAAGATAAATATATAAGACTCGCGTTTCACGCTGCACCGATCTGACCTAACTAACAGCAGAATCTCACATGGAGAAGAGTCGAATATAGTTAGGAATCCTAGAATCTCACCTCTACATTGTTAACTGTACATAAATTAGCCACTTCAATCTAGAGCTCAAGAAGTATAAACTTATTTACTATTCCCTCCCTTTCAAAATAATAGGtaggtttgtgtgtaaattttACACGCAAACCTGCCTATTATTTTGAATGGGAGGGAGTAGTTTTTTCAAGTAATTTTGTGGGTGAAAATTTTTTTCAAGAGAAAAAGTTTAAAGATTTGTTTCTTCAAGGAATATAACTGCACATACATTGTCTCTTTAATTGTTTTGTAACTTTTGTTACTTCAAGCAATGGTTCTTGGCGAACTGTGAAAAAACCGCCATAAAAACTACGCACACG
This DNA window, taken from Papaver somniferum cultivar HN1 chromosome 3, ASM357369v1, whole genome shotgun sequence, encodes the following:
- the LOC113361442 gene encoding patatin-like protein 2 isoform X1 encodes the protein MESAVTADEMNPSGSKGKLVTVLSIDGGGVKGIIPGVILAFIEAELQKLDGEVVRLADYFDVIAGTSTGGLITAMITAPNSNNRPLYSAKDIVPFYLQHSPNVFPNKNSGRMLGSAVNLFSTVTGPKYSGHYFRSLVKKLLGDTKISQTLSSIVIPTFDMRLLQPIIFSTSEAKSNASKDALLSDVCISTCAAPTYFPSHYFKTKDSEGKVLKRFNLVDGGVAANNPTLLAMTSIANDLLDNNEDLAPIRATDYRKYMIISLGTGITKNEEKYKSSVVSKWGVLGWLYDGGNVPLIDAFCQASADMVDIHASTLFRALHCQENYLRIVTDELVGNTASVDISTKKNMQKLIKIGQDLLKKTMCKVNLETGISEEIEGACTNEEALIHFVKILSNERRARLAKSAF
- the LOC113361442 gene encoding patatin-like protein 2 isoform X2, which translates into the protein MESAVTADEMNPSGSKGKLVTVLSIDGGGVKGIIPGVILAFIEAELQKLDGEVVRLADYFDVIAGTSTGGLITAMITAPNSNNRPLYSAKDIVPFYLQHSPNVFPNKNSGRMLGSAVNLFSTVTGPKYSGHYFRSLVKKLLGDTKISQTLSSIVIPTFDMRLLQPIIFSTSEAKSNASKDALLSDVCISTCAAPTYFPSHYFKTKDSEGKVLKRFNLVDGGVAANNPTLLAMTSIANDLLDNNEDLAPIRATDYRKYMIISLGTGITKNEEKYKSSVVSKWGVLGWLYDGGNVPLIDAFCQASADMVDIHASTLFRALHCQENYLRIVMS